A genome region from Solanum pennellii chromosome 12, SPENNV200 includes the following:
- the LOC107006220 gene encoding uncharacterized protein LOC107006220 has protein sequence MNPPTFLGYKVGEDPQAFLDELYKIVHAMGVTSREKAEFDSYKLKEISQVWMSHGNAFGDMTLPRLMVYDQSIEECMLGRRGRDAKRGRSFEKNKPRSKKMAQNKNAPSSPKVNYERGGGSQVDKPTCSNCLKKHFLKCLADISGFYGWGKDDHRVKIFLLW, from the exons ATGAATCCTCCTACCTTCCTTGGTTATAAGGttggagaggatccccaagccTTCTTGGATGAGCTGTATAAGATAGTTCATGCTATGggagtgacttctagggagaaggcggagttcgATTCATACAAATTGAAAGAGATTTCTCAagtatg GATGTCGCACGGCAATGCTTTTGGTGACATGACTCTACctaggcttatggtgtatgATCAATCTATTGAAGAATGTATGCTTGGGAGGAGaggtagagatgctaagaggggtAGATCTTTTGAGAAAAACAAACCTAGGTCTAAAAAGATGGCTCAAAATAAAAATGCTCCTAGTTCCCCTAAGGTTAACTATGAGAGGGGTGGTGGTTCCCAAGTTGATAAACCTACTTGCTCAAATTGTTTGAAGAAACACTTTTTAAAGTGTCTAGCCGATATTAGTGGGTTCTATGGTTGGGGAAAGGATGATCATAGGGTGAAGATTTTCCTACTATGGTGA